One region of uncultured Fusobacterium sp. genomic DNA includes:
- the yedF gene encoding sulfurtransferase-like selenium metabolism protein YedF — MIKVDAIGQVCPVPIIMTKNALKDIEEGQVEVSVDNKISLENLEKMSKEMGYEYSVEESGEIFKIVINKMRESTEVREKEENTVVVIDSLHMGKGDPELGRILMKGFIYTLSEMEELPKTILFYNEGIKLAVEGAESLQDLKALEERGVEILSCGTCLNFYGMTEKLRVGSITNMYTIVERQMKATRVIKP, encoded by the coding sequence ATGATAAAAGTAGATGCTATTGGACAAGTTTGTCCTGTACCAATTATTATGACTAAAAATGCTTTAAAAGATATAGAAGAGGGACAAGTAGAAGTTTCTGTTGATAATAAGATATCTCTAGAAAATCTTGAAAAAATGTCAAAAGAGATGGGATATGAGTATAGTGTAGAAGAAAGTGGAGAAATTTTTAAAATAGTAATAAATAAAATGAGAGAGAGTACAGAAGTAAGAGAGAAAGAAGAAAATACAGTTGTTGTAATAGACTCTCTACACATGGGAAAAGGAGATCCAGAATTAGGAAGAATACTGATGAAAGGATTTATCTATACTTTATCTGAAATGGAAGAACTACCTAAAACTATATTATTCTATAATGAAGGGATAAAACTTGCTGTTGAAGGAGCAGAAAGTTTACAAGATTTAAAAGCATTAGAGGAAAGAGGAGTAGAGATTTTATCTTGTGGAACATGCTTAAATTTCTATGGAATGACAGAAAAGTTAAGAGTTGGAAGTATAACAAATATGTATACTATTGTTGAAAGACAAATGAAGGCAACAAGGGTAATAAAACCATGA
- a CDS encoding phospholipase D-like domain-containing protein — protein MNDLTFFTNEQGQTLSDRFKKIIKNNTQFFDVLVGYFRASGFYEIYEALENVEKIRILVGINVDEETVLVNNVAKSSDGEKYYFSTKEIKTFTKKAIKEELENSEDTYEIDLGVKKFIEYLQNGKIEIRVYPYDKIHAKVYIMRKDLDKSEDFGKVITGSSNFSYSGLKGNLEFNVELKNSVDVKYALDKFESLWEVSEPLNEEYVSTLKNDTWIKEDITPYELYLKFLFEYFADEINEDKVEVNVSDLPAGFVNYKYQTDAVNQAKRMLERYNGVFLADVVGLGKTFITALLARELIGQKLVICPPVLKNYWEETLREFGVLAKVVSLGKLDEILDNYPSDYFRYVFIDEAHRFRNEGTEAYGKLHKICINKKVILISATPQNNSSMDLLNLISLFQYKNESNIIEDEPNLEKFFKRLSTREKNAIKLQKDNPTEANKNKVNEIIKANSSEIRENVLKKIMVRRLRNEIKKFYKNDIEKQGLVFPNLGDPEQIIYTFDEETNEIFEQFLKAIGDLNYSRYKTLTYLLNPNAEESTLMIGQVNMQGFMKALLLKRLESSFFAFKNTIRRFKESYEKFLNMYNQGTVYISKKYDVYELLANEDDEKLMELVADGEIEKYESVEFRENLKDDLEKDLNVLNEMYQSIERLGNKDCKLEYFLEDLRKNKILKDSKIIIFTESKETAEYLTRNIEKNLNKEVICYTGSSNTSKKDVIIANFDPNFKGKKEDRYNILNKIQAFHNTLGEEFKYLSDDEEIDSYGLYDKLMASLENEEETMGESELEYLSLIRNIRDEDEELYLKIKNLPKKSKSSREYRETFIEPSTISFLKRGENKRIYITNRNLEVKELAFFDAVKYFKCKVDEPRQEIDNEFYQLLAINKATFAQTSETKKTEEIKKAGKSREIQKIIDGLRNYKKFNESEEKKLEKIIEIFEVGKLSKNYVKNILQECKKVFETANPHRILEVFYETIPEEYKGVTQKRVDKRGHKIEVLLSEYLI, from the coding sequence ATGAATGATTTAACTTTCTTTACAAATGAGCAAGGACAAACTTTGTCAGATAGATTTAAGAAAATAATAAAAAATAATACTCAATTTTTTGATGTACTTGTAGGATATTTTAGAGCTAGTGGATTCTATGAAATATATGAAGCTTTAGAAAATGTTGAAAAAATTAGAATATTAGTAGGGATAAACGTAGATGAGGAAACAGTTTTAGTAAATAATGTAGCAAAAAGTTCTGATGGAGAGAAATATTATTTTTCAACAAAAGAGATAAAAACTTTCACTAAAAAAGCAATTAAAGAAGAACTAGAAAATTCAGAAGATACCTATGAAATAGATTTAGGAGTTAAAAAATTTATAGAATATCTTCAAAATGGAAAAATAGAGATAAGAGTTTATCCTTATGATAAAATTCATGCTAAAGTCTATATTATGAGAAAGGACTTAGACAAGTCAGAAGATTTTGGAAAGGTAATTACAGGTTCAAGCAATTTTTCATATAGTGGATTGAAAGGTAATTTAGAGTTCAATGTAGAGTTAAAAAATTCTGTTGATGTAAAATATGCCTTAGATAAATTTGAAAGTTTATGGGAAGTTAGTGAACCATTAAATGAAGAATATGTTTCAACTTTAAAAAATGATACTTGGATAAAAGAGGATATAACACCTTATGAGCTCTATTTAAAATTTCTTTTTGAATATTTTGCTGATGAGATAAATGAAGACAAAGTTGAAGTGAATGTATCTGACCTTCCTGCTGGTTTTGTAAATTATAAGTATCAAACAGATGCTGTAAATCAAGCTAAGAGAATGTTGGAAAGATATAATGGAGTTTTTTTAGCTGATGTGGTAGGACTTGGAAAAACTTTCATTACAGCTTTATTAGCTAGAGAATTAATTGGACAAAAATTAGTAATCTGTCCACCAGTTTTAAAAAATTATTGGGAAGAAACTTTAAGAGAGTTTGGAGTTTTAGCTAAGGTTGTATCTTTAGGTAAATTAGATGAGATTTTAGATAATTATCCAAGTGATTATTTTAGATATGTGTTTATAGATGAAGCTCATAGATTTAGAAATGAGGGAACAGAAGCTTATGGAAAATTACATAAAATCTGCATTAATAAAAAAGTTATTTTAATTTCTGCTACTCCTCAAAATAATAGTTCTATGGATTTATTAAATTTAATTTCTTTATTTCAATATAAAAATGAGTCAAATATAATTGAAGATGAACCTAATCTTGAAAAATTTTTCAAAAGACTTAGCACAAGAGAGAAAAATGCTATTAAATTACAAAAAGATAATCCAACTGAGGCAAATAAAAATAAGGTTAACGAGATTATAAAAGCAAACTCTTCAGAGATAAGAGAAAATGTATTAAAAAAAATAATGGTTAGAAGATTAAGAAATGAGATAAAAAAATTCTATAAAAATGATATAGAGAAACAAGGATTAGTCTTTCCTAATTTAGGAGATCCTGAGCAAATAATATATACTTTTGATGAGGAAACTAATGAAATTTTTGAACAATTTTTAAAGGCAATAGGAGATTTAAATTATTCAAGATATAAAACTTTAACATATTTATTGAATCCAAATGCTGAAGAGTCTACATTAATGATAGGTCAAGTAAATATGCAAGGATTCATGAAAGCATTACTTTTAAAAAGATTAGAGAGTAGTTTTTTTGCTTTCAAAAATACTATTAGAAGATTTAAAGAATCTTATGAAAAATTTTTAAATATGTATAATCAAGGTACTGTATATATTAGTAAAAAATATGATGTCTATGAGTTATTAGCTAATGAAGATGATGAGAAATTAATGGAATTAGTTGCTGATGGAGAGATAGAGAAATATGAATCAGTAGAGTTTAGAGAAAATTTAAAAGATGATTTAGAAAAAGACTTAAATGTTTTAAACGAAATGTATCAAAGTATTGAGAGATTAGGAAATAAAGATTGTAAATTAGAGTACTTTTTAGAAGATTTAAGAAAAAATAAAATTCTTAAAGACTCTAAAATAATAATATTTACTGAATCTAAAGAAACGGCAGAATATCTAACTAGAAATATAGAAAAAAATCTAAATAAAGAGGTAATATGTTATACTGGTTCTTCAAATACTTCTAAAAAAGATGTAATAATAGCTAACTTTGACCCTAATTTTAAAGGGAAAAAAGAAGATAGATATAATATTTTAAATAAGATACAAGCTTTTCATAATACTTTAGGAGAGGAATTTAAATATCTGTCTGATGATGAAGAGATTGATTCTTATGGACTTTATGATAAGTTAATGGCTTCTTTAGAGAATGAAGAAGAAACTATGGGAGAAAGTGAATTGGAATACCTATCACTTATTAGAAATATAAGGGATGAAGATGAGGAACTATATTTAAAAATTAAAAATCTTCCTAAAAAGAGTAAAAGTTCAAGAGAATATAGAGAAACTTTTATAGAGCCAAGTACAATTTCTTTTTTAAAGAGAGGGGAGAATAAAAGAATCTACATTACTAATAGAAACTTAGAAGTAAAAGAATTAGCTTTCTTTGATGCTGTAAAATATTTTAAGTGTAAAGTTGATGAGCCAAGACAAGAGATCGATAATGAGTTTTATCAATTACTTGCTATTAATAAAGCTACTTTTGCTCAAACAAGTGAAACTAAGAAAACTGAAGAGATAAAAAAAGCTGGAAAAAGTAGAGAGATACAGAAAATAATAGATGGATTGAGAAACTATAAAAAATTTAATGAGAGTGAAGAAAAAAAATTAGAAAAAATAATAGAGATTTTTGAAGTGGGAAAACTTTCAAAGAATTATGTAAAGAATATATTGCAAGAGTGTAAAAAAGTTTTTGAAACAGCAAATCCACATAGAATCTTAGAAGTATTTTATGAAACTATTCCAGAGGAATACAAAGGAGTTACTCAAAAAAGAGTTGATAAACGTGGTCATAAAATAGAGGTATTGTTATCAGAGTATCTTATATAA
- the selB gene encoding selenocysteine-specific translation elongation factor, protein MRDVVIGMAGHIDHGKTSVIKALTGIDTDTLPEEKLRGMTIDLGFTQIKFENGTKAGLVDVPGHEKFIKNMSAGISGVDYLILVIACDDGIMPQTEEHFQIARLFGVKKGMILLTKRDLVDDDQYLKLVKEIRKYFMGTFLENSPLLPFSIDNLESHKEIKKTLQKEIENLSVEVRESFFRMDIDRVFSVKGFGCVVTGTVKSGSVKLDDKLKIYPSKIDVKVKGLESHKEKKELVKAGNRCAINLLGVDSKDIKRGDIIAENLLIGDKIDCYLTLLAENIKKLKNGERIRLNIGTEEVIGKVIIYEKNFLLSGEKEFVQLQLEKDIGVNLGEKGIVRSCSPISTLGGVEVLTVSKENARRKDSEYINFLNILLTGKYQEKIEVLFKKQYTFDEISALLGEKIEVDSLLKENRIFLLDKTYIHREEIKKKLEILMEKLKEFHEKNSILRGVLKSPIKELLFKDYSFKVYNEFFNLDLVKEKIDKKDEYIFLKDFKIKLNKEEKNIKEEIFSYYKNSKFTPSSYLENIDGSLNRKKYEIIHKYMLEEGFIEYLENDKYILKGFLKESIKLISEYIEKNKGISVKECRELLNNDRDSAILILRKLDTLKITKNVDGIRVLYNRREI, encoded by the coding sequence GTGAGAGATGTTGTGATTGGAATGGCAGGACATATAGATCATGGAAAAACTTCTGTAATAAAAGCTCTTACTGGAATAGATACTGATACTTTGCCAGAAGAGAAATTGAGAGGGATGACAATAGATTTAGGATTTACTCAAATAAAATTTGAAAACGGAACTAAGGCTGGACTTGTTGATGTACCTGGACATGAAAAGTTTATAAAAAATATGAGTGCTGGAATCTCTGGAGTTGATTATCTAATATTAGTAATAGCTTGTGATGATGGTATTATGCCACAAACAGAGGAACATTTTCAAATTGCTAGGCTTTTTGGTGTAAAAAAGGGAATGATACTTTTAACAAAAAGAGATTTAGTAGATGATGATCAATACTTAAAATTAGTAAAAGAGATAAGAAAATATTTTATGGGAACATTTTTAGAAAACTCTCCTCTTCTCCCATTTTCTATAGATAATTTAGAAAGTCATAAGGAGATAAAAAAAACTCTTCAAAAAGAGATAGAAAATTTATCCGTTGAAGTAAGAGAAAGTTTTTTTAGAATGGATATAGATAGAGTATTTTCAGTTAAAGGTTTTGGCTGTGTAGTTACAGGAACTGTTAAAAGTGGAAGTGTTAAACTAGATGATAAGTTAAAAATATATCCTTCTAAAATAGATGTAAAAGTAAAGGGATTAGAATCTCATAAAGAGAAAAAAGAACTAGTAAAAGCTGGGAATAGATGTGCTATTAATCTATTAGGTGTAGATAGTAAAGATATTAAAAGAGGAGATATTATTGCAGAAAATCTTTTAATAGGAGATAAAATAGATTGTTATTTGACTTTACTTGCAGAAAATATAAAAAAACTAAAAAATGGAGAGAGAATCAGATTAAATATAGGAACAGAAGAGGTTATAGGAAAAGTAATAATATATGAAAAAAACTTCTTACTCTCTGGAGAAAAGGAGTTTGTTCAACTTCAGTTAGAAAAAGATATTGGAGTAAACTTAGGAGAGAAGGGAATAGTAAGAAGTTGCTCTCCAATTTCAACTTTAGGTGGAGTAGAGGTACTCACTGTTTCTAAAGAAAATGCTAGAAGAAAAGATAGTGAGTATATAAATTTTTTAAATATATTATTAACTGGTAAATATCAAGAAAAAATAGAGGTACTTTTTAAAAAACAATATACCTTTGATGAGATATCTGCTTTATTAGGAGAAAAGATAGAAGTAGATTCATTATTAAAGGAAAACAGGATTTTTCTTTTAGATAAAACATATATTCATAGAGAAGAGATTAAAAAAAAATTAGAAATTTTAATGGAGAAGTTAAAAGAATTTCATGAAAAAAATAGTATATTAAGAGGAGTTTTGAAATCCCCAATAAAAGAACTCCTATTTAAAGATTACTCTTTTAAAGTTTATAATGAGTTTTTTAATTTAGATTTAGTAAAAGAAAAAATAGATAAAAAAGATGAATATATATTTTTGAAAGATTTTAAAATTAAACTTAATAAAGAGGAAAAAAATATTAAAGAGGAGATATTTTCATACTATAAAAATAGTAAATTTACTCCTTCTTCATATTTAGAAAATATAGATGGTAGTTTAAATAGAAAAAAATATGAGATTATTCATAAATATATGTTAGAAGAGGGATTTATTGAGTATTTAGAAAATGATAAATATATACTTAAAGGATTTTTGAAAGAGAGTATAAAATTAATAAGTGAGTATATAGAAAAAAATAAGGGAATTAGTGTGAAAGAGTGTAGAGAGCTCTTGAATAATGATAGAGATAGTGCTATACTTATTTTAAGAAAATTAGATACTCTAAAGATAACTAAAAATGTAGATGGAATTAGAGTATTATATAATAGGAGGGAAATATGA
- the selA gene encoding L-seryl-tRNA(Sec) selenium transferase has translation MMSNLFRKLPKLDIIMKDEKLEKYRDELNYNTFYNLVKDVIDSYREDIKNGKIGDFEKEDIIRDILEKAKFAGNNKLKKVINGSGVIIHTNLGRSVLNKKVAEKMAEVAENYNNLEYNLETGKRGNRNSHVEELICKITGAEGALVVNNNAAAVIICLNEFARGKNSIVSRGELVEIGGSFRIPDIMELSGSKLKEVGTTNKTNSLDYERAIDEETALILKVHRSNFKITGFTDEVDNREIARIGKEREVLTMEDLGSGVLVDFSKYGVVKEPTVQESIASGIDIVTISGDKLLGGPQCGIILANQENINRLKKNQYLRAFRVDKLVLSALENTLKFYLDEREAVREIPTLRMITEKSSEVLKRAEKLQEMLKLENISTEIIETRAKIGGGSMPEETVPSYALVFIGDAVKLEKYFRIGDINIIGRIADDSFILDMKTIRDEDMEIIVEKAVKLERV, from the coding sequence ATGATGAGTAATCTTTTTCGTAAACTTCCTAAATTAGATATTATAATGAAAGATGAGAAGTTAGAAAAGTATAGAGATGAACTAAATTATAATACTTTTTATAACTTGGTAAAAGATGTGATAGATAGTTATAGAGAAGATATAAAAAATGGAAAAATTGGGGATTTTGAAAAAGAGGATATAATAAGAGATATATTAGAAAAGGCAAAGTTTGCTGGAAATAATAAATTAAAGAAGGTTATCAATGGAAGTGGTGTTATAATTCACACTAACCTTGGGCGTTCAGTTTTAAATAAAAAAGTAGCTGAAAAAATGGCAGAGGTAGCAGAGAACTATAATAACCTTGAATATAATTTAGAAACAGGAAAGAGAGGAAATAGAAACTCTCATGTGGAAGAGTTAATCTGTAAAATAACAGGAGCTGAGGGTGCTTTAGTGGTAAATAATAACGCTGCCGCTGTAATTATCTGTTTAAATGAATTTGCTAGGGGAAAAAACTCTATTGTTTCTAGGGGGGAACTTGTAGAAATAGGAGGTTCTTTTAGAATTCCAGATATTATGGAACTGTCAGGATCGAAGCTGAAAGAGGTAGGAACAACTAATAAAACTAACTCTTTAGATTATGAGAGAGCTATTGATGAGGAAACTGCACTTATTTTAAAAGTACATAGATCAAATTTTAAAATAACAGGATTTACTGATGAGGTAGATAATAGAGAGATAGCTAGAATAGGTAAAGAAAGAGAAGTTCTTACTATGGAAGATTTGGGAAGTGGAGTTCTTGTTGACTTTTCTAAATATGGAGTAGTAAAAGAGCCTACTGTTCAAGAAAGTATAGCTTCTGGAATTGATATAGTTACAATAAGTGGAGATAAACTTTTAGGTGGACCACAGTGTGGAATTATTTTAGCTAATCAAGAGAATATAAATAGACTTAAAAAAAATCAGTATTTAAGAGCTTTTAGAGTGGATAAATTAGTTCTTTCAGCTTTAGAAAATACTTTAAAATTCTATCTTGATGAGAGAGAAGCTGTACGTGAAATCCCTACTTTAAGAATGATTACAGAAAAAAGTAGTGAGGTATTGAAAAGAGCCGAAAAACTCCAAGAGATGTTAAAATTAGAAAATATCTCAACAGAGATTATAGAGACTAGAGCTAAGATCGGTGGAGGGTCTATGCCAGAGGAAACTGTCCCAAGTTATGCACTAGTATTTATAGGAGATGCTGTAAAGTTAGAAAAATATTTCCGTATTGGAGATATAAATATAATTGGAAGAATAGCTGATGACTCATTTATTTTAGATATGAAAACTATAAGAGATGAGGACATGGAGATAATTGTAGAAAAAGCTGTAAAATTAGAAAGAGTATAA
- a CDS encoding DUF3343 domain-containing protein has product MIRNEKFILLVSDSTHFVMKLEKLLQNFQICCRIIPLPSEISAGCGLSLKVELTDLEKIDEILERENIEIEKYLVEKIGLKKKIEKI; this is encoded by the coding sequence ATGATAAGAAATGAAAAATTTATACTTTTAGTTTCAGACTCAACTCATTTTGTAATGAAATTAGAAAAACTCTTGCAAAATTTTCAAATATGTTGTAGAATAATACCGTTGCCTAGTGAAATTAGTGCAGGATGTGGTCTATCTTTAAAAGTTGAATTAACAGATTTAGAAAAAATAGATGAAATCTTAGAAAGAGAAAACATAGAGATAGAAAAATATCTTGTAGAAAAAATTGGGCTCAAAAAGAAAATAGAAAAAATATAA
- the selD gene encoding selenide, water dikinase SelD, producing the protein MNKLHLDRCSIGGUANKIGPEVLSEILHDLPSVEDKNLIVGFDKSDDAAVYKLTDDIAIIQTLDFFTPMTEDPYIFGQIAAANSLSDVYAMGGQPKTAMNIVCFPNKMDIKILGEILRGGAEKVMEAGAVLSGGHSVHDPEIKYGLSVTGIAHPDKILKNHGCQSGDILICTKKLGTGIVSTASKVNLASEKAIDESLKQMVTLNKYAAEIIVNYPITACTDITGFGFLGHAYEMAKGSEKTLVFEGDFIPYISEAKEYAKDFLITTGGQQNRNFVGRDIDFNRTPLWLQEIMFDPQTSGGLLFSVAKDRVSDLMKEFKEKNIEAFIIGSVEEKSNKYIVVR; encoded by the coding sequence TTGAATAAATTACATTTAGATAGATGTTCAATTGGTGGTTGAGCAAATAAAATAGGACCAGAGGTTCTTTCAGAGATATTACATGATCTTCCAAGTGTGGAAGATAAAAATTTAATAGTGGGGTTTGATAAGTCTGACGATGCTGCTGTATATAAATTAACTGATGATATAGCAATTATACAAACTTTAGACTTTTTTACTCCTATGACAGAGGATCCATATATTTTTGGACAGATAGCTGCAGCAAATTCACTAAGTGATGTGTATGCAATGGGTGGACAACCTAAAACAGCTATGAATATAGTATGTTTTCCAAATAAGATGGATATAAAAATATTAGGTGAGATTTTAAGAGGAGGAGCAGAGAAAGTTATGGAAGCTGGAGCTGTCCTAAGTGGTGGACACTCTGTACATGATCCTGAAATTAAGTATGGACTTTCTGTAACAGGGATAGCTCATCCAGATAAGATTTTAAAAAATCATGGATGTCAAAGTGGTGATATCTTGATTTGTACAAAAAAATTGGGAACAGGAATAGTAAGTACTGCTTCTAAGGTAAACCTTGCAAGTGAAAAAGCCATAGATGAATCTTTAAAACAGATGGTAACTCTAAATAAGTATGCAGCAGAAATTATAGTAAACTATCCAATTACAGCATGTACAGATATTACAGGTTTTGGATTTTTAGGACATGCTTATGAGATGGCAAAGGGTTCTGAAAAAACTTTAGTATTTGAAGGGGATTTTATTCCATATATTTCAGAAGCTAAAGAGTATGCTAAGGATTTTTTAATTACAACTGGAGGGCAACAAAATAGAAATTTTGTAGGGAGAGACATAGATTTCAATAGAACACCTCTATGGTTACAAGAGATTATGTTTGATCCTCAAACTTCAGGAGGACTTCTATTTTCTGTGGCAAAAGATAGAGTTTCAGATCTTATGAAAGAGTTTAAAGAGAAAAATATAGAGGCTTTCATAATTGGTTCTGTTGAAGAGAAAAGCAATAAATATATAGTAGTGAGGTAA
- the aroB gene encoding 3-dehydroquinate synthase: MRELTVKTSSGDYPIVIGKGIISLIKNYINFYDKILLLSNENIGDIYFEKILRELNENKIKIFAIPEGEKFKNLETISKIYDFMAKENFSRKSLIISLGGGVVCDMGGFVGATYMRGIDFIQVPTSLLAQVDASIGGKTGIDTAYGKNLVGVFKQPKAVFIDVEFLNTLPKEQFSSGMAEVIKHSLILEDKSYFNFLIEYKDKILALNSDFLIEMIEKSCIVKKDIVERDEFEQGERALLNLGHTYGHSLEKFFNFENITHGEGVAKGIIFELELSKILNKIDSEFIEKVKSIFEYYGLNSNPIFYPEEVLIDVMKKDKKNSFGNINFILFDKEYKVYKESVKIEKILEVNKKFSDRYIKGIIDIGTNSCRLFLAQVYEKDEIAIEKEISKDVEIVKLGEDVNKNGYLKKEAIERTIKCLKKYKEKADIYGVRELVAFATSATRDSQNREEFLSKVRELGIDIRCIPGEREAQLNFLGNSIVFKDRILVLDIGGGSTEFTLGEKEKIEFVKSINIGAVRGTEKFFLNENYTEENIERCKSWIRDMISEVKFLKEDKFTLVGVAGTATTQISVQKRMEIYDSSKVHMSEINLEDLRKNLNLFLSCNGDERKNIVGLEEKRADVIIAGTIILITIMEELGTEKLVVSESDNLNGAMISKNI, encoded by the coding sequence ATGAGAGAGTTAACTGTAAAAACTTCAAGTGGAGATTATCCAATAGTTATAGGTAAAGGGATAATTTCTTTAATAAAAAACTACATAAATTTTTATGATAAAATTTTACTTCTTTCTAATGAAAATATAGGAGATATATATTTTGAAAAAATCTTAAGAGAGTTAAATGAGAATAAAATAAAAATTTTTGCTATTCCAGAGGGAGAAAAATTTAAAAATTTGGAAACTATCTCCAAAATATATGATTTTATGGCAAAGGAAAATTTTTCAAGAAAATCTCTAATAATATCTTTAGGAGGGGGAGTAGTTTGTGATATGGGTGGTTTTGTAGGGGCTACCTATATGAGAGGAATAGATTTTATACAAGTACCCACTTCATTACTTGCTCAAGTAGATGCAAGTATTGGGGGTAAAACAGGAATTGATACAGCATACGGGAAAAATCTTGTTGGGGTATTTAAGCAACCTAAAGCTGTATTTATAGATGTAGAATTTTTAAATACTCTACCAAAAGAACAATTTTCATCTGGAATGGCTGAAGTAATTAAACACTCTTTAATTTTAGAAGATAAAAGTTATTTTAACTTTTTAATTGAATATAAAGATAAGATTTTAGCATTAAATAGTGATTTTTTAATAGAGATGATAGAGAAGTCTTGTATAGTAAAAAAAGATATTGTAGAGAGAGATGAGTTTGAACAGGGAGAGAGAGCTCTACTTAATTTAGGACATACTTATGGACACTCATTGGAGAAATTTTTTAACTTTGAAAATATTACTCATGGAGAGGGAGTGGCTAAGGGAATAATCTTTGAATTAGAATTATCTAAAATTTTAAATAAAATAGATAGTGAATTTATAGAAAAAGTAAAGAGTATCTTTGAGTATTATGGATTAAATTCCAATCCAATTTTTTATCCAGAAGAAGTTTTAATAGATGTTATGAAAAAGGATAAGAAAAACTCCTTTGGAAATATTAATTTTATTCTTTTTGATAAAGAGTATAAGGTATATAAAGAGAGTGTAAAAATTGAGAAAATATTAGAAGTGAATAAAAAATTTAGTGATAGATATATAAAAGGAATAATAGATATAGGAACAAACTCATGTAGATTATTTTTAGCTCAAGTGTATGAAAAAGATGAGATAGCAATAGAAAAAGAGATTTCTAAAGATGTGGAGATTGTAAAACTTGGGGAAGATGTAAATAAGAATGGATATCTAAAAAAAGAAGCTATTGAAAGAACTATAAAGTGTTTGAAAAAATATAAGGAGAAAGCTGATATTTATGGTGTGAGAGAGTTAGTTGCCTTTGCTACTTCAGCTACTAGAGATTCACAAAATAGAGAGGAGTTTTTATCAAAAGTGAGAGAATTAGGAATAGATATTAGGTGCATTCCTGGAGAAAGAGAGGCTCAACTTAATTTTTTAGGAAACTCCATTGTATTTAAAGATAGAATCTTGGTTTTAGATATTGGTGGGGGAAGTACAGAGTTTACTCTTGGAGAAAAGGAAAAGATAGAGTTTGTTAAGAGTATAAATATTGGAGCTGTAAGAGGAACAGAAAAATTTTTCTTGAATGAAAACTATACAGAGGAAAATATAGAGAGATGTAAATCTTGGATAAGAGATATGATATCAGAGGTAAAATTTTTAAAAGAGGATAAATTTACTTTAGTTGGTGTTGCTGGAACAGCTACTACTCAAATCTCTGTTCAAAAGAGAATGGAAATTTATGATAGTTCAAAAGTTCATATGTCAGAGATAAATTTAGAAGATTTAAGAAAGAACTTAAATCTTTTCTTATCTTGTAATGGAGATGAGAGAAAAAATATTGTAGGGCTTGAGGAAAAAAGAGCTGATGTAATTATTGCAGGAACAATAATTTTAATTACTATAATGGAAGAGTTAGGGACTGAAAAGTTAGTTGTATCTGAATCTGATAATTTAAATGGGGCAATGATAAGTAAAAATATCTAG